GCAGGCTATAATGCCGGTCCAAACCGTGCCCGCCGCTGGCAGCCAGAATTTCAGGGGATTGCCGCAGATCAATATACTGAAAGTATTCCTTTACTTGAAACCCGAGATTATGTGAAACATGTCATGACCAATGCCACGCATTACGGTATCTTGTTAGGACAGGGGGCACAGTCAGTGGGTAAACGCATGCAACTGATACCATTACGTAATACACAATAAAATTAAAATTATTGGGGATGGTGATTTATTCATGAAAATAATGAAGGATCGTCGAGTCTGGGCGGGATCGTTTGCGCTTGTGGTTTTGGCCAGCAGTCCGGCTGCGTTTGCTGCGCCGACAGACTATGTCATGGATGTACAAATGGTCCCGGCCTTATGTAGCTTGTACCCTGAATATGCCAAGAAACGAAAATGTCTGGAAGGTTATTCGCTGAATATCTCCGGCTTATATCCTCAGACCACATCACAAAATTGTACGACCAATAGCTCTGCGAAACTGTCACCACTGCAGTCCAAGGTGGTGGCCAGAATCATGCCGGATGACAATACCCGGACAATTTTATGGCGTAATATCGGTGGCTGCGTGCCGATGAATGCCAGTCAGTATTTCCGGACGATTATCAATTATGCAGATCGTCTCAAAGTGCCTGCGGAACTGACGGAACAGGAAAATATCACGATTTCTGTCGATACATTGCGAGCCAAATTCCTGAAAATTAATCCGCAATTACCGGGCAATGCCTTGCGATTCAACTGCCAGCAGACTCAGTCAGCTAGCGTGCTTACCTCGA
The nucleotide sequence above comes from Acinetobacter lwoffii. Encoded proteins:
- a CDS encoding ribonuclease T2 family protein: MKIMKDRRVWAGSFALVVLASSPAAFAAPTDYVMDVQMVPALCSLYPEYAKKRKCLEGYSLNISGLYPQTTSQNCTTNSSAKLSPLQSKVVARIMPDDNTRTILWRNIGGCVPMNASQYFRTIINYADRLKVPAELTEQENITISVDTLRAKFLKINPQLPGNALRFNCQQTQSASVLTSIKVCYRPNGNYKSCPANIINTCPKTVTIKGTY